Proteins encoded within one genomic window of Aerococcus viridans:
- a CDS encoding shikimate dehydrogenase family protein, with amino-acid sequence MDSITDINGSTKFAAVIGQPLSHSLSPIIYNTSFKAQDLNMVYIAFETGEDDTIERIEHLKALDVQGINITMPGKFKAMQTVDRLDVASQYVNAVNMITRDDKGQWVGYNTDGAGLWLAVKNRGVDLVGKRLVVYGSGATSRIIIAQAVIEGIRDISVVARNIQEKDLLIKVCDALRADYPQIDLKMIDLSNQDHVGQAVKQAEIVIQSTSLGMAASRGQSILADENWLQEGTVVMDVIYDPMETRFMQQAKARNCVVIGGLDMLVYQAKLNYQLFAHKEMPVQVVFDTIKGQLAARKAK; translated from the coding sequence GTGGATTCAATTACAGATATTAACGGGTCAACGAAGTTTGCAGCGGTGATTGGGCAACCCTTGAGCCACTCGCTTTCACCCATCATTTACAATACATCTTTCAAAGCTCAAGACCTGAATATGGTTTACATCGCTTTTGAAACGGGCGAAGATGACACAATTGAACGAATCGAGCATTTGAAAGCCCTAGACGTTCAAGGGATTAACATTACCATGCCAGGGAAATTCAAGGCCATGCAGACGGTTGACCGCTTAGATGTTGCTAGTCAGTATGTCAACGCTGTCAACATGATTACCCGAGACGACAAGGGGCAATGGGTAGGCTACAATACGGATGGTGCCGGCTTATGGCTTGCCGTGAAAAATAGAGGTGTTGACCTCGTTGGTAAGCGGTTAGTCGTTTACGGATCTGGCGCAACGTCTAGAATCATTATTGCCCAGGCCGTGATTGAAGGCATCAGAGATATTTCTGTGGTGGCACGCAATATCCAAGAAAAAGACTTGCTGATTAAGGTGTGCGATGCTTTAAGAGCAGACTACCCACAAATTGATTTAAAAATGATTGACCTTTCAAACCAAGATCATGTTGGTCAAGCAGTCAAGCAGGCTGAAATCGTGATTCAATCAACGAGCCTTGGGATGGCAGCAAGCCGGGGCCAATCCATTTTGGCGGATGAAAACTGGTTACAAGAGGGGACCGTGGTCATGGATGTGATTTACGACCCTATGGAAACCCGGTTTATGCAACAAGCAAAAGCAAGAAATTGTGTGGTCATTGGTGGTTTAGATATGTTAGTTTACCAAGCTAAATTAAACTACCAACTATTTGCCCATAAAGAAATGCCAGTGCAAGTAGTCTTTGATACTATTAAAGGTCAGTTAGCTGCTAGAAAAGCCAAATAA
- the aroB gene encoding 3-dehydroquinate synthase encodes MKLENVNVAVAKPYDVIIDNDLIKNAGHHLEDLVQQRKVMIVTDENVASYGYLGTLQEAISPITTDVNISTLPAGEAQKSSANYIRLQEELATLNYSRSDILIALGGGVIGDLVGFTAATYLRGIPYIQIPTTLLSAIDSSVGGKTAIDLPQGKNLVGAFYQPARVLCDLTTFHTLSQSIFEDGCAELIKYGMILDSDLLNNLMTRDQPLNALSEDLAAVVKRCVEIKRSVVLEDELDLGLRQLLNFGHTIGHAIEQVSHYKVSHGRGVATGMILTQLMAEKEGLTALSLADRFNKLLNQYHLLDQVHVAKEYTFEDILGAMTNDKKRRGGEITEIFPESFGKCELKTITFDQYAGWLASIFTDLNNDQLPITIVEAEA; translated from the coding sequence ATGAAATTGGAAAATGTAAATGTAGCAGTTGCCAAACCCTACGATGTGATCATTGACAACGATTTGATTAAAAATGCCGGACACCATCTGGAAGATTTAGTTCAGCAACGTAAGGTGATGATCGTGACTGACGAGAACGTCGCTTCATATGGCTACCTAGGGACCTTACAAGAGGCGATTAGCCCAATTACGACTGATGTTAACATCAGTACCTTACCGGCCGGAGAAGCCCAGAAATCATCTGCAAACTACATCCGCTTGCAGGAAGAGTTGGCCACTTTGAATTATTCACGTTCAGACATCCTGATTGCCTTGGGAGGTGGGGTAATTGGTGACTTAGTTGGATTTACAGCAGCGACTTACTTGCGTGGCATTCCTTACATTCAAATTCCGACGACCTTACTTTCAGCTATTGATTCTTCAGTAGGCGGCAAAACGGCCATCGACTTACCCCAGGGTAAAAACCTAGTTGGCGCCTTTTATCAGCCTGCACGCGTCCTTTGTGACTTAACTACCTTCCATACTTTATCGCAAAGTATTTTCGAAGATGGGTGTGCCGAATTAATTAAATACGGCATGATTTTAGACAGTGATTTACTGAACAACTTAATGACCCGCGACCAACCTTTAAATGCCTTGAGCGAAGACTTGGCAGCTGTTGTTAAACGTTGTGTTGAGATTAAACGAAGCGTTGTGTTAGAAGACGAACTAGATTTAGGCTTGCGTCAATTATTGAACTTTGGCCATACCATTGGCCATGCGATTGAGCAAGTATCGCATTACAAAGTTTCCCACGGTCGAGGCGTTGCAACGGGGATGATCTTGACCCAGTTAATGGCCGAAAAAGAAGGGCTGACAGCATTAAGTTTGGCTGACCGTTTTAACAAATTACTCAACCAGTACCATCTATTAGACCAAGTGCATGTGGCAAAAGAGTATACTTTTGAGGATATTCTTGGTGCTATGACCAACGACAAGAAACGTCGAGGTGGGGAAATTACAGAAATATTCCCAGAATCATTCGGTAAATGTGAACTCAAAACCATTACGTTTGACCAATATGCCGGCTGGTTAGCGTCCATTTTCACTGATCTAAATAACGATCAATTACCTATCACAATCGTAGAAGCGGAGGCTTAA
- the aroF gene encoding 3-deoxy-7-phosphoheptulonate synthase — protein sequence MILRFKKGENKMNTQVMTAETEETILANIKEPYKRASLSYKSAPSVVQVGNIQIGDGHFAMIGGPCSIEGLDKLDEVAAAVKDSGANMLRGGAFKPRTSPYSFQGLGQEGLDMLEAVGKKYDLPVVTEVMAVDQVHLFDGIDMYQVGARNMQNFDLLKAIGQTTKPVLLKRGMAASIEDLLMAAEYILAHGNPNVILCERGIRTYETSTRNTLDLSAIPVLRSKTHLPIVVDPSHAVGKREWVESMAMAAVAAGADGLIIEIHQNPDEAWSDGRQSLYLDEYKALTEKVQALHAFLADLN from the coding sequence TTGATACTGCGTTTTAAAAAAGGAGAAAATAAAATGAATACACAAGTAATGACTGCAGAAACCGAAGAAACGATTTTAGCCAATATTAAAGAACCATACAAACGAGCGAGCCTATCATACAAGTCGGCGCCGTCTGTTGTACAGGTAGGCAATATCCAAATTGGTGATGGTCATTTTGCCATGATCGGAGGTCCTTGTTCAATCGAAGGTTTAGATAAATTAGACGAAGTAGCTGCAGCGGTAAAAGATTCAGGTGCCAATATGTTACGCGGTGGGGCGTTCAAACCACGTACTTCTCCATACTCATTCCAAGGTTTAGGGCAAGAAGGTTTAGACATGTTAGAGGCTGTTGGTAAGAAATACGACTTACCAGTGGTGACAGAGGTGATGGCTGTTGATCAAGTGCATTTATTCGATGGGATCGATATGTACCAAGTGGGTGCTCGAAACATGCAGAACTTCGACTTATTAAAAGCAATTGGTCAAACGACAAAACCAGTCTTGTTAAAACGCGGAATGGCAGCTTCAATCGAAGATTTATTAATGGCGGCTGAATACATTTTAGCCCACGGTAATCCTAATGTAATTTTATGTGAACGAGGTATTCGTACCTACGAAACAAGTACGCGAAACACTTTAGATTTATCAGCGATTCCTGTTTTACGATCAAAAACGCACTTACCAATCGTGGTTGACCCGAGCCATGCTGTAGGGAAACGAGAGTGGGTTGAATCAATGGCTATGGCTGCGGTTGCTGCTGGTGCTGACGGCTTGATCATTGAAATTCATCAAAATCCAGATGAGGCTTGGTCAGACGGCCGACAATCGTTATACTTAGATGAGTACAAGGCGTTAACTGAGAAAGTGCAAGCATTACACGCATTCTTAGCGGATTTAAATTAA
- a CDS encoding muramidase family protein, producing the protein MVIEENKAGSRKSIASISKKSATLGAIVLGSAFAVSSLSANIDMPTVKASEGTTVTFASTNNAFLDSIIPDAYKLANDNDLYASVMIAQAILESNWGASGLSAAPYYNLFGIKGTYNGKGVTFYTLEDDGSGNYYQIRDSFRAYPSYKESLTDYANKMVNGVTWDSEFYSGTWKSNTSSYKDATAALTGTYATDTRYGGKLNNLITTHGLTQYDTPAGSTSGTSASVSGATTNLSAQGTTSSTNGGKSYTVKAGDGLYTVARALGVTVAEVKAQNGLTSNLIHPGQVLSVASSSASSSSSSSSTETATNTNSSSSSASTSGKSYTVKSGDGLYSVAKALGISVSEARSLNGGSDLIHPGQVFKAGQSTTSTSSSSSTSSASANAGSSSASTSGKSYTVKSGDGLYSVAKALGISVSEARALNGGSDLIHPGKVFTAGSSSQASSSQASSSSASSTSSASASQSSASTSTSVASTSGQSYTVKSGDGLYTVARALGISLAEARALNGGSDLIHPGKVFTAGSSSQASSSQASSSSASSTSSASASQSSASTSTSVASSSASASGNSYTVKSGDGLYTVARALGISVSETRALNGGSDLIHPGQVFTAGSSSQASSSQASSSSASSTSSASASQSSASTSTSVASASASASGNSYTVKSGDGIYTVARALGISLAEARALNGGSDLIHPGKVFTTGGSSQASSNASTSSSSQASTSSSTSATSSSATSSAKTHTVKSGETLYRIAKNNGLSLDELMTLNGLSNYNLYIGQVLKLN; encoded by the coding sequence TTGGTTATTGAGGAAAATAAAGCAGGGTCGCGCAAATCAATTGCGTCAATTTCCAAAAAATCAGCAACATTAGGGGCCATCGTTTTAGGGTCTGCTTTTGCTGTATCAAGTTTGAGTGCAAATATCGATATGCCAACAGTAAAAGCGAGCGAAGGGACGACAGTTACTTTTGCATCAACCAATAATGCTTTCTTAGATAGCATCATTCCAGATGCCTATAAGCTAGCAAATGATAACGACTTATACGCATCAGTGATGATTGCTCAAGCGATTTTAGAGTCTAATTGGGGGGCATCAGGTCTATCAGCAGCACCATATTACAACTTGTTTGGGATTAAAGGGACATACAACGGTAAGGGTGTAACTTTCTACACACTAGAAGATGATGGTTCTGGTAACTACTACCAAATCAGAGATTCATTCCGTGCTTACCCATCTTATAAAGAGTCGTTAACTGACTACGCGAATAAAATGGTTAACGGTGTAACTTGGGATTCTGAATTCTATTCTGGTACTTGGAAATCAAATACAAGCTCATACAAAGATGCGACTGCTGCCTTAACTGGTACTTACGCAACTGATACCCGCTATGGTGGTAAATTAAACAACTTGATTACGACACATGGTTTAACACAATACGATACACCTGCTGGTTCAACTTCAGGTACATCTGCATCAGTTTCAGGTGCAACTACAAACTTATCTGCACAAGGGACAACATCATCTACAAATGGTGGAAAATCTTATACTGTTAAAGCTGGTGACGGTTTATACACTGTAGCACGTGCTTTAGGTGTAACTGTTGCAGAGGTTAAGGCGCAAAATGGCTTAACTTCTAACTTGATTCACCCAGGCCAAGTATTATCTGTAGCTTCATCTAGCGCATCTTCATCGTCTAGCTCATCAAGCACAGAAACAGCTACTAACACTAATTCATCTTCATCTTCAGCATCTACATCAGGTAAATCATACACAGTTAAATCTGGCGATGGTTTATACAGTGTTGCGAAAGCCTTAGGTATTTCAGTATCAGAAGCACGTTCATTAAACGGCGGTTCTGACTTAATTCACCCAGGCCAAGTGTTTAAAGCAGGTCAGTCGACGACTTCTACATCAAGCTCGTCTTCTACATCAAGCGCAAGTGCAAATGCTGGTTCATCTTCAGCATCTACATCAGGTAAATCATACACAGTTAAATCTGGTGATGGTTTATACAGTGTTGCGAAAGCCTTAGGTATTTCAGTATCAGAAGCACGTGCCTTAAACGGCGGTTCTGACTTAATTCATCCAGGTAAAGTATTTACTGCAGGTTCATCTAGTCAAGCTTCATCTAGTCAAGCGTCTTCTAGTTCAGCTTCATCAACTTCAAGTGCTTCAGCTAGTCAATCATCTGCAAGTACATCTACAAGCGTAGCATCTACATCAGGTCAATCATACACAGTTAAATCTGGCGATGGTTTATACACTGTTGCACGTGCCTTAGGTATTTCATTAGCGGAAGCCCGTGCCTTAAACGGTGGATCTGACTTAATTCATCCAGGTAAAGTATTTACTGCAGGTTCATCTAGTCAAGCTTCATCTAGTCAAGCGTCTTCTAGTTCAGCTTCATCAACTTCAAGTGCTTCAGCTAGTCAATCATCTGCAAGTACATCTACAAGCGTAGCATCATCTTCAGCATCAGCATCAGGCAACTCATACACAGTTAAATCTGGTGATGGTTTATACACTGTTGCACGTGCCTTAGGTATTTCAGTATCAGAGACTCGTGCCTTAAATGGTGGTTCTGACTTAATTCACCCAGGCCAAGTATTTACTGCAGGTTCATCTAGTCAAGCTTCATCTAGTCAAGCGTCTTCTAGTTCAGCTTCATCAACTTCAAGTGCTTCAGCTAGTCAATCATCTGCAAGTACATCTACAAGCGTAGCATCAGCTTCAGCATCAGCTTCAGGCAACTCATACACTGTTAAATCTGGTGACGGTATTTACACTGTTGCACGTGCCTTAGGTATTTCATTAGCGGAAGCCCGGGCCTTAAATGGTGGATCTGACTTAATTCATCCAGGTAAAGTATTTACAACTGGTGGATCTAGCCAAGCTTCTTCTAATGCGTCAACAAGTTCATCTAGTCAAGCCAGCACAAGTTCATCTACCTCAGCTACATCTTCTTCAGCTACTTCAAGTGCGAAGACACATACAGTTAAATCTGGTGAAACTTTATACCGTATTGCTAAAAACAACGGGTTAAGCTTAGATGAGTTAATGACATTGAACGGCTTATCAAACTACAACTTGTACATTGGCCAAGTCTTAAAACTTAACTAA
- a CDS encoding tRNA (mnm(5)s(2)U34)-methyltransferase — protein sequence MFQNIVTVTHQIMKEKVHKGDHVLDATVGKGNDTLLLSQLVGQEGIVYGLDIQAQAIAFAEKRLSEEAKFKNTKLFVKNHSELDQVIPTDEKLQSAIFNLGYLPSGDKEIITQSDTTVKAIQTVLERLDKMGLLLIASYVGHPGGMEEFEAVQSYLEKCDQKSYNVAMFNFLNQKNLPPRLFIVERRQ from the coding sequence ATGTTTCAAAATATTGTTACCGTGACACATCAAATTATGAAGGAAAAAGTTCACAAAGGCGACCATGTGTTAGATGCGACGGTAGGTAAAGGGAACGATACCCTGCTACTTTCACAACTAGTTGGTCAAGAAGGTATCGTCTACGGCTTAGACATACAAGCACAGGCGATTGCATTCGCTGAAAAACGCCTTTCTGAAGAGGCAAAATTTAAAAATACAAAATTATTTGTAAAAAACCATAGCGAATTAGACCAAGTCATTCCAACCGATGAAAAATTACAATCAGCCATCTTCAACCTTGGTTATTTGCCTAGCGGTGATAAGGAGATCATTACCCAATCAGATACCACTGTTAAAGCCATCCAAACCGTCCTTGAACGTTTGGATAAGATGGGTTTGTTACTGATTGCTTCATATGTTGGTCATCCGGGTGGTATGGAAGAATTCGAAGCGGTTCAATCTTATCTCGAAAAATGCGACCAAAAAAGTTATAATGTAGCTATGTTCAATTTTTTGAACCAAAAAAACCTACCTCCACGATTATTTATCGTTGAAAGGAGACAATAA
- a CDS encoding IS3 family transposase (programmed frameshift): MAKYSLEFKLEIVKHYLGNYGGYLAVAKKYNIQDSIVRRWVNSYQQFGIEGLKRSKNQTHYSVDFKLSAVKLYETTEMSYREVANSLGMNNPSLICNWRTTILKKGVDGLSEQRGRPPKMGKRKKADKKVFQDPKNITREDVDVERLRQLENENRDLRIENEFLKELGRLQEAEKQQQRNKAQAIYNLHTINKFKLVDILRVTGFPKATYHYIRKQSKRPDKDKVYKDALLELREKNKDYGYKRLTPELKKLGYHINRKKVLRLMRELGILVTAFSHKSRKYKSYKGTVGKVASNRLKRRFNTSVPHQKITTDTTEFKYYYTDQLGNTQTGRLYLDPYMDLFNSEIISFQITKRPNGESMMEALKVAIERTNDCIFRRTFHSDQGWAYQMKRYSKTLKDNDIFQSMSRKGNCYDNSPMENFFSILKQEMYYGQTYHSFEELAESITNYINYYNKERIKEKLGWLSPVQYRSQYTNSIVFS; the protein is encoded by the exons ATGGCAAAATATTCACTAGAATTTAAATTGGAAATTGTAAAACATTATCTGGGGAACTATGGTGGCTACCTAGCGGTAGCAAAGAAATATAATATACAAGATTCTATTGTAAGAAGATGGGTTAATAGCTATCAACAATTTGGAATCGAAGGACTGAAACGTAGTAAGAATCAAACTCATTACTCTGTTGATTTTAAGCTTAGTGCTGTAAAATTATATGAAACAACAGAGATGAGTTATCGAGAAGTAGCCAATTCATTAGGGATGAATAACCCTAGTCTAATTTGTAATTGGCGCACTACTATCCTCAAGAAAGGTGTCGATGGCTTATCAGAACAGAGAGGTAGGCCACCGAAAATGGGTAAACGGAAGAAAGCTGATAAGAAAGTATTTCAGGATCCAAAGAATATAACTAGAGAAGATGTAGACGTTGAGCGTCTGAGACAACTTGAAAATGAAAATCGTGATTTGAGAATCGAGAATGAATTTTTAAAGGAATTAGGGAGATTGCAGGAAGCAGAGAAACAGCAACAAAGAAACAAA GCTCAAGCAATCTACAATCTCCATACTATTAATAAATTCAAATTAGTTGATATTTTGAGAGTAACTGGCTTTCCAAAGGCAACTTATCACTATATTAGGAAGCAATCTAAACGACCAGACAAGGATAAAGTTTACAAAGATGCTTTACTAGAACTAAGAGAGAAAAATAAGGATTATGGGTATAAAAGACTGACTCCCGAGTTAAAAAAATTAGGTTATCATATAAATCGGAAGAAAGTATTACGCTTAATGCGTGAATTAGGCATTCTTGTAACTGCCTTCTCACACAAAAGCAGAAAGTATAAGTCTTATAAGGGAACTGTAGGGAAAGTAGCATCAAATCGTTTAAAACGACGTTTTAACACATCAGTTCCACATCAAAAAATTACGACTGATACAACTGAATTCAAATACTATTATACGGACCAGTTAGGCAATACTCAGACAGGCAGACTTTATTTAGATCCTTATATGGATTTATTCAATAGCGAAATCATCAGTTTTCAAATAACAAAACGGCCTAACGGTGAAAGTATGATGGAAGCTTTGAAGGTAGCTATAGAACGTACAAATGATTGCATATTCAGAAGAACTTTTCATTCAGACCAAGGCTGGGCTTATCAAATGAAACGGTATTCAAAAACTTTAAAAGATAATGATATCTTCCAAAGTATGTCTAGAAAAGGGAATTGTTATGACAATTCACCAATGGAAAATTTCTTTAGTATACTCAAACAAGAAATGTATTATGGTCAAACTTATCATAGTTTTGAAGAATTGGCTGAATCAATTACCAACTATATTAACTATTATAATAAAGAACGAATTAAAGAGAAACTAGGATGGCTAAGCCCCGTCCAGTATCGCAGCCAATATACTAATTCCATTGTCTTTTCATAG
- the tnpA gene encoding IS200/IS605 family transposase, which translates to MIVKTRTNVYDFNFHLVWVTKYRKEIFTTIEKQNAMQDILTHICDEHDIVIQSLQVMPDHIHMLISFNPKHAASSIVKTLKGKSARLWFKAYPETKAMLWGGHLWTPSYFMATVGSMSKETVKKYIENQLTEYNDGRPRT; encoded by the coding sequence ATGATAGTGAAAACAAGGACAAATGTCTATGATTTTAATTTCCATTTGGTTTGGGTAACAAAGTATCGTAAAGAAATATTTACAACCATTGAAAAACAAAACGCCATGCAAGATATATTGACGCATATTTGTGATGAACACGATATTGTCATCCAATCTCTCCAAGTAATGCCTGACCATATCCATATGTTGATTTCGTTCAACCCTAAACATGCCGCAAGTAGTATCGTCAAAACACTTAAAGGGAAATCTGCACGTCTATGGTTCAAAGCATATCCAGAAACAAAAGCAATGTTATGGGGTGGCCATTTATGGACACCTAGTTATTTCATGGCAACAGTAGGCAGTATGTCTAAAGAAACGGTCAAAAAGTATATAGAAAATCAATTAACGGAATACAATGACGGTCGCCCTAGAACTTGA
- a CDS encoding RNA-guided endonuclease TnpB family protein: protein MYQGIECKIYPNEKQRQLIHMTFGHTRFIWNEMLAMLNARYENNPDLQMLSYNALSSLIPQMKKEYPWLREVDSVAVQCSVKRLSETFVRFFKGYSRYPKFKSKKNTRQSYLSTIRGNNIRFNDNQRYIKLPKLGWIKCKSSVLHIENERIKSVTVKYTPSGDYYISILVTSDNQAMPKTGNVVGVDLGVSDLAITSDGQKYQSQRLHLSCKKQLHYWEKRMARRRLQAKKNGVALVDAKNYQQAKRQVARIHQRIKNIRKDYIHKITTDMVKSYDVIVLEDLKTTNMMKNHQLARSIAGQSWRMFRTILEAKCGMYDKTFVAINPYKTSQKCSNCGYDSGKKALNIRHWTCMKCNLHHDRDINAAKNILNIGLEQALVK from the coding sequence ATGTATCAAGGAATTGAGTGTAAAATCTATCCTAACGAAAAACAGCGTCAGTTAATTCATATGACCTTTGGTCATACCCGATTCATCTGGAACGAAATGTTGGCCATGTTGAATGCGCGGTACGAAAACAATCCTGACCTTCAAATGCTATCTTATAATGCGTTATCCTCTCTTATTCCACAAATGAAGAAGGAATATCCCTGGTTGCGTGAAGTTGATAGCGTAGCTGTTCAATGTAGTGTTAAACGCTTATCCGAAACTTTTGTTCGTTTTTTTAAAGGTTATTCAAGATATCCAAAATTCAAATCAAAGAAGAACACCAGACAGTCGTATTTAAGTACCATACGTGGCAACAACATTCGTTTTAATGATAATCAGCGGTATATCAAATTACCTAAATTAGGTTGGATAAAATGTAAGTCAAGTGTGCTTCATATTGAGAATGAACGCATAAAATCTGTCACCGTAAAATATACACCTAGTGGCGACTACTATATCTCCATTTTGGTCACAAGCGATAATCAAGCAATGCCCAAAACAGGAAATGTAGTCGGTGTCGATTTAGGTGTAAGTGATTTAGCTATTACGTCTGATGGTCAAAAATATCAAAGTCAGCGACTACATTTGTCTTGTAAGAAGCAATTACATTATTGGGAAAAGCGAATGGCCCGTAGACGTTTACAAGCCAAAAAGAACGGTGTAGCTTTAGTGGATGCGAAAAACTACCAGCAAGCCAAACGCCAAGTGGCCCGTATTCATCAACGTATCAAAAATATCCGCAAGGATTACATTCATAAAATCACAACCGATATGGTTAAAAGTTATGACGTTATCGTTCTAGAGGATTTAAAGACGACTAATATGATGAAAAATCATCAATTAGCCCGTTCAATCGCTGGCCAATCCTGGCGGATGTTTAGAACAATCCTAGAGGCAAAGTGCGGAATGTACGATAAGACATTTGTAGCTATTAATCCGTACAAGACATCCCAGAAATGTTCTAATTGCGGGTATGATAGCGGTAAAAAAGCGTTAAATATACGTCATTGGACTTGTATGAAGTGTAATCTGCATCACGATAGAGATATCAACGCAGCTAAAAATATATTAAATATTGGCCTGGAACAGGCCTTAGTTAAATAG
- a CDS encoding AI-2E family transporter: MFTRFKQSKLFFWTVEIVLTIIGIYFILQMANIFKPLIGMASAILLPLIVAGFLYYMFDPIVVFLEERGGVPRVIGFLLSFIVVVFAGALILLNVVPEMVEQTTELTQNLPIYAEETGRWLNELSNKEEFKNLNLVEQLNSANLSINNLIRVGVINATTGLSLIVGFAMNFLVLLFTVPFILVFMFKDGHSFLDAVSKFFPLTIRKELRQTVRELNETLSAYISSTVLDAFIVGILSFLAMMIFKQPYGLLLAIFCGVANIIPYVGPFIGAVPAVIVGLFISPLQALYMGLSILVIQQLDGNLIKPLLFGKSMNIHPLTIILLLIGAGSIAGILGMLICIPVYAVIKTLIINIHKIYQIQKKRNLQEYPRE; this comes from the coding sequence ATGTTTACGCGATTCAAGCAGTCCAAGTTATTTTTTTGGACAGTGGAAATAGTCTTAACGATTATTGGCATTTATTTTATTTTACAAATGGCCAACATTTTCAAACCGCTGATTGGGATGGCTTCGGCAATACTTCTGCCATTGATAGTTGCAGGTTTTTTGTATTATATGTTTGATCCAATCGTTGTTTTTTTAGAGGAAAGAGGTGGGGTGCCAAGGGTGATTGGATTTCTCCTATCATTTATTGTGGTGGTCTTTGCTGGTGCTCTAATATTGCTGAATGTAGTTCCTGAAATGGTTGAACAAACCACTGAGCTAACACAAAATTTACCAATCTATGCTGAGGAAACAGGTCGTTGGTTAAATGAACTTTCAAATAAGGAAGAGTTTAAAAACCTGAATTTAGTTGAACAGTTGAACTCAGCAAACCTATCGATTAATAATTTAATCAGAGTTGGAGTCATCAATGCAACCACTGGGTTGTCACTAATCGTGGGATTTGCAATGAATTTTCTTGTGCTGTTGTTCACAGTGCCATTTATTTTGGTTTTCATGTTTAAAGATGGACACAGTTTTTTAGATGCTGTTTCAAAATTCTTCCCGTTAACGATCCGTAAAGAGCTACGGCAAACGGTACGTGAATTAAACGAGACGTTGTCTGCTTACATCAGCAGTACGGTTTTAGATGCATTTATTGTTGGAATTTTAAGTTTTCTAGCGATGATGATCTTTAAACAACCCTATGGACTACTGTTGGCTATTTTTTGTGGGGTTGCGAATATTATTCCGTATGTTGGACCATTTATCGGTGCAGTGCCGGCGGTGATAGTAGGACTTTTTATTTCACCATTACAAGCATTGTACATGGGGCTATCGATCTTAGTTATCCAACAGTTGGACGGTAATTTGATCAAGCCACTATTATTTGGTAAGTCCATGAATATCCATCCTCTGACCATTATTTTACTATTGATTGGAGCTGGAAGTATTGCAGGCATCTTGGGCATGCTAATCTGTATACCGGTATATGCCGTCATAAAGACGTTAATCATCAATATTCATAAGATTTATCAAATCCAGAAAAAGAGGAATTTGCAAGAATACCCTAGAGAATAG